One part of the Acidobacteriota bacterium genome encodes these proteins:
- a CDS encoding argininosuccinate synthase: MKVVLAYSGGLDTSIILHWIKQTYNADVISYTGNVGQIDEDLDEVREAALATGASEAIVEDLREALVTECVFPALKANAVYEWYYLLGTALARPVLARGLVTTAERFGADAIAHGATGKGNDQVRFELSAYALQPEIRVIAPWREWDMKGRTDLVAYANEHGVPIPAAPKPSYSMDANLMHVSYEGGVLEDPWASPPEGMFRMTTDPEIAPDEAEIVTVRFEKGVPKEINGSKMDPVTLLETLNTIGGRHGVGRVDIVENRFLGMKSRGVYETPGGTILHHAHRAVESITLDREVQHLRDELVPRYAEMVYNGLWFSPEREALQRFMDTVQERVNGEARLKLFKGGVTVQGRRSETHTLYDEAVATFEADEVYDQADANGFIRLNALRLRTLGGKRISEGE; encoded by the coding sequence TTGAAAGTTGTCCTCGCCTACTCCGGCGGTCTCGACACTTCGATCATTCTGCACTGGATCAAACAGACCTACAACGCCGACGTGATCTCCTACACCGGGAACGTCGGCCAGATCGACGAGGATCTCGACGAGGTGCGTGAGGCAGCACTCGCGACCGGCGCCTCGGAGGCGATCGTCGAGGATCTGCGCGAAGCCCTCGTTACCGAGTGCGTCTTTCCTGCGCTCAAGGCGAATGCGGTGTATGAGTGGTACTACCTCCTCGGTACTGCCCTTGCCCGGCCGGTTCTCGCTCGGGGACTGGTCACGACTGCCGAACGTTTCGGAGCCGACGCGATTGCCCATGGCGCAACCGGGAAGGGCAACGATCAGGTCCGATTCGAGCTGTCGGCCTATGCGCTCCAACCCGAGATCCGCGTGATCGCACCGTGGCGGGAATGGGACATGAAGGGTCGCACCGACCTCGTTGCCTACGCCAACGAGCACGGAGTACCGATCCCTGCGGCCCCCAAACCATCGTATTCGATGGACGCAAACCTCATGCACGTCTCGTACGAGGGAGGTGTTCTCGAGGATCCCTGGGCGAGTCCACCGGAAGGCATGTTTCGTATGACCACTGACCCGGAGATCGCACCCGACGAGGCGGAGATCGTCACGGTCCGCTTCGAAAAGGGCGTGCCGAAAGAGATCAACGGGAGCAAGATGGACCCGGTCACCCTGCTCGAAACTCTCAACACGATCGGCGGCCGCCACGGAGTCGGACGAGTCGACATCGTCGAAAACAGGTTTCTCGGCATGAAGAGCCGTGGCGTGTACGAGACCCCCGGGGGCACAATTCTGCACCATGCCCATCGTGCGGTCGAGTCGATCACCCTCGATCGCGAGGTGCAGCACCTGCGCGATGAGCTTGTGCCCCGGTACGCCGAAATGGTGTACAACGGCCTCTGGTTCAGCCCCGAACGCGAGGCACTGCAGCGGTTCATGGACACTGTTCAGGAGCGGGTCAACGGTGAGGCCCGGCTCAAGCTCTTCAAGGGTGGCGTGACGGTGCAAGGTCGCAGGTCGGAGACCCACACTCTTTATGACGAAGCGGTCGCAACCTTCGAGGCAGACGAGGTCTATGACCAGGCGGACGCAAACGGTTTCATCCGGCTCAACGCCCTGCGCTTGCGGACACTCGGGGGCAAGAGAATCTCGGAAGGCGAATGA
- a CDS encoding NAD(P)-binding domain-containing protein, with the protein MSESGLRKIGVIGIGTMGNGIAQVVAQNGFDVVVMDVDADVLERGLEAISRSLDRLVKAFEKSGGEKGITGEAKDEALGRLTTTSAIEDLLGCDLIIEAVPERPELKEKINRDLAAKSYDKILVSNTSGISITRLGAAYGKPDLFMGMHFMNPVPMQQGVEIIRGLATSDQTYETVVALCHDLGKIEIPAEDKAGFAINRMFVPFVNEAIRVVEEGIAAVDDVDKCTYCLGHKMGPLMTADYVGLDTMLFICEVIEDEFGSFYKPSPLLKRLVESGQLGAKTGSGFYLWEKFKPVGVNPDVARYRIK; encoded by the coding sequence ATGAGTGAAAGCGGACTCAGGAAGATTGGCGTGATCGGCATTGGCACCATGGGCAACGGTATTGCCCAGGTGGTTGCCCAGAACGGTTTCGATGTCGTTGTGATGGATGTTGACGCGGACGTGCTCGAGCGCGGGCTCGAGGCGATATCCAGGAGTCTCGACCGGTTGGTCAAGGCGTTCGAGAAGTCAGGGGGCGAAAAGGGAATCACCGGCGAAGCCAAGGACGAGGCGCTCGGCCGGCTGACGACCACCAGTGCCATCGAAGATCTATTGGGCTGCGATCTCATCATCGAGGCAGTGCCCGAGCGTCCCGAACTCAAGGAAAAGATCAACCGCGATCTGGCTGCAAAGAGTTACGACAAAATCCTCGTTTCCAACACCTCCGGGATCAGCATCACCCGACTCGGAGCGGCCTATGGGAAGCCGGACCTCTTCATGGGTATGCACTTCATGAACCCGGTGCCGATGCAGCAGGGTGTCGAGATCATTCGTGGTCTCGCCACGTCCGACCAGACCTATGAAACAGTGGTCGCGCTCTGTCACGACCTGGGGAAGATCGAGATCCCGGCCGAAGACAAGGCCGGATTTGCCATCAACCGGATGTTCGTTCCTTTCGTCAATGAAGCCATTCGCGTGGTCGAGGAGGGGATCGCGGCGGTCGATGACGTCGACAAATGTACCTACTGTCTCGGTCACAAAATGGGGCCGCTGATGACTGCAGACTATGTGGGCCTCGACACCATGCTCTTTATCTGCGAGGTGATCGAGGATGAGTTCGGCAGCTTCTACAAACCAAGTCCCCTACTCAAGCGGCTGGTCGAGTCCGGGCAGCTCGGTGCAAAGACCGGTTCCGGATTCTATCTCTGGGAGAAATTCAAGCCCGTTGGGGTCAACCCGGACGTGGCGAGGTATCGTATTAAGTAG
- a CDS encoding carbohydrate binding family 9 domain-containing protein produces the protein MSKPTKDAFRKLGMCRPAVVLLLTLFPPVVSLADSRNESLDGSQTPGQIPRVESRIEVDGVLDEALWERAWTMPLDYEVSPGENTPALAQTEVLVMHDANRIYVGFRAHDPDPGAIRAHLSDRDEAWSDDWVGVVLDTFNDERRDYLFVVNPFGVQMDVIEVESTGGTPWDGIWKSAATITDWGWSAEIEIPFSTLRFQRSTGPQVWGFDAIRGYPRNVSHQMGAFPRDRSNNCYLCQALKIEGFAGVSPGRNIEIDPTLTTFRTDEREEIPDGPMDTGDTEIDLGLTARWGVTPNLTLSGTINPDFSQVEADALQLTVNRPFAIFFPELRPFFMEGADFFDTSMDVVYTRVMRDPEWGLKLTGKEGSHTVGAYVVEDEITNLIMPGSESSDFTVLEQPNTATVLRYKYDVGNRFTLGGIFTNRDGTDYLNRVVGIDGDLRLTAKDRVWLQLLRSSTRYPDSVVEEFDQPEGTLDDWTAEVVYVHETRTWEWWAAFQDVGTDFRADLGFMPRVDHQHREVGLGYQWNATDTSWYSRMDIKAKVEDTVDQTGFLLFHEDVVQFTIEGPYQSHSVIRPSRAREGFGGKEFDVSRLRLHVCGNPNRHSHAYLNLEGGGKVDYANTRLGDFLNLNLGLSYRFGRHLSVEPSYVWERMDVDEGWLYTTSIAKLYASWQFNARCFARAILQYVDDEFNTGLYSDDRDPKTRWLFSQLLFSYKLNPRTVFFLGYSDNSVANQDYGLTQVDRTIFAKIGYAWVL, from the coding sequence GTGTCGAAACCGACGAAGGACGCTTTCCGTAAATTGGGCATGTGTCGACCAGCTGTTGTCCTTCTGCTCACCCTTTTCCCCCCAGTCGTTTCTTTAGCCGATTCGCGGAACGAGAGCTTGGATGGGTCACAGACTCCAGGCCAGATTCCACGGGTCGAGTCCCGGATCGAGGTCGACGGCGTACTCGACGAGGCGTTGTGGGAGAGGGCGTGGACGATGCCTCTGGACTATGAAGTCAGTCCCGGAGAAAATACGCCGGCGCTCGCCCAGACGGAAGTCCTCGTGATGCACGATGCCAACCGCATCTACGTGGGTTTTCGAGCGCACGATCCAGATCCGGGTGCGATTCGCGCGCACCTCTCGGATCGCGACGAGGCGTGGAGCGACGACTGGGTCGGAGTCGTCCTCGACACATTCAACGACGAACGCCGCGACTATCTCTTCGTGGTGAATCCGTTCGGCGTACAAATGGACGTCATCGAGGTCGAATCGACCGGCGGAACGCCGTGGGACGGAATCTGGAAATCGGCTGCCACGATCACGGACTGGGGCTGGTCAGCCGAAATCGAGATCCCTTTCTCCACCCTTCGATTCCAGCGCAGCACGGGACCTCAGGTCTGGGGTTTCGACGCGATTCGTGGCTACCCCCGAAATGTATCCCACCAGATGGGCGCCTTTCCGCGCGACCGGAGCAACAACTGCTATCTCTGTCAGGCGCTGAAGATCGAGGGCTTTGCCGGCGTCTCTCCCGGGCGCAACATCGAGATCGACCCGACCTTGACCACTTTCCGCACCGACGAACGGGAGGAAATCCCGGATGGTCCGATGGACACGGGAGATACAGAGATCGACCTCGGCCTCACCGCGCGCTGGGGCGTGACGCCGAACCTCACGCTGAGCGGGACGATCAATCCGGATTTTTCGCAGGTCGAAGCCGACGCGTTGCAGCTCACCGTCAACCGCCCATTCGCGATCTTCTTCCCCGAGCTGCGTCCATTCTTCATGGAGGGCGCCGATTTCTTCGATACCTCGATGGACGTCGTCTACACCCGAGTGATGCGCGATCCAGAGTGGGGCTTGAAACTGACCGGTAAAGAAGGATCACACACGGTCGGCGCCTACGTGGTCGAAGACGAGATCACCAATCTGATCATGCCCGGCAGCGAAAGCTCGGATTTCACCGTCCTCGAACAACCGAACACGGCGACAGTGTTGCGCTACAAGTACGATGTGGGGAACCGGTTCACCCTCGGCGGCATATTCACCAACCGCGATGGGACGGATTATCTCAACCGCGTCGTCGGCATCGATGGCGACCTCCGCCTGACGGCGAAGGACCGCGTCTGGCTTCAGCTCCTGCGTTCGAGTACCCGATACCCGGATTCGGTGGTGGAAGAGTTCGACCAACCGGAGGGCACCCTCGACGACTGGACCGCCGAAGTCGTTTACGTCCACGAGACCCGCACCTGGGAGTGGTGGGCAGCGTTCCAAGACGTCGGCACAGATTTCCGGGCCGACCTCGGATTCATGCCACGGGTGGATCACCAGCACCGCGAGGTCGGCCTCGGCTACCAGTGGAACGCGACCGACACGAGCTGGTACTCACGAATGGACATCAAGGCCAAGGTCGAGGACACCGTCGACCAGACCGGTTTCCTCCTCTTCCACGAGGATGTCGTCCAGTTCACCATCGAAGGACCGTATCAATCACACTCCGTCATCCGACCGAGCAGGGCACGAGAGGGATTCGGTGGGAAGGAGTTCGACGTCAGCCGTCTTCGGCTCCACGTCTGCGGCAACCCCAACCGCCACAGCCATGCCTACCTGAACCTCGAGGGAGGCGGGAAGGTCGATTATGCCAACACGCGGCTTGGCGATTTCCTCAACCTGAACCTCGGTCTCTCCTATCGCTTCGGAAGGCATCTCTCCGTCGAACCCTCCTATGTCTGGGAGCGAATGGACGTTGACGAAGGGTGGCTCTACACCACCTCCATCGCCAAGCTCTACGCCTCTTGGCAGTTCAACGCCCGTTGTTTCGCGCGCGCCATCCTCCAGTACGTGGACGATGAGTTCAACACCGGCCTCTACTCCGATGACCGCGACCCGAAGACACGATGGCTCTTTTCCCAGCTGCTTTTTTCCTACAAGCTGAACCCGCGCACCGTTTTTTTCCTCGGTTACTCGGACAACTCGGTCGCCAACCAGGATTACGGCCTCACGCAGGTGGATCGCACGATTTTCGCCAAGATTGGCTACGCCTGGGTGTTGTGA
- the argH gene encoding argininosuccinate lyase, whose amino-acid sequence MSLLRDLFDRGEDGLFRAFASSLEIDRWIAEEDIEGSIAHVTMLGDAGILPPGEAETLIQGLRQILEEFQEGTWTLDGSEEDIHMAVEARLTGLVGEVGGKLHTARSRNDQVATDVRLWMRRRLGNLASAVSGLATVLLDRTVKDGQVLIPGYTHLQRGQPILLGHHLLAHAWALSRDLERIREATLRINRSPLGSGALAGTSHPIDRHRTASLLGFSGPIENAMDAVAAKDHLQEAVSVCAICMSNLSRMAEELVLWSSAEFALVRLAEQHTTSSSIMPQKRNPDGAELIRGESGVVYGHLQALLTLTKAMPLAYNRDLQTERKPLIETILLTTASTRLLAAMWRALEIKSARFESELWGDFSLATELADLLVERGVPFREAHGAVARAVKWCEEEGGNLTLLNGGNAQQFHPDFPTDLSQWLDPRAAAERRRSFGGTASAEIARQVTLLRDLLAQEGGD is encoded by the coding sequence ATGAGCCTCCTGCGAGACCTTTTTGACCGCGGGGAGGACGGACTTTTTCGCGCCTTCGCTTCGTCGCTCGAGATCGACCGATGGATCGCCGAGGAAGACATCGAGGGGTCGATTGCGCACGTGACCATGCTGGGCGATGCAGGAATCCTACCCCCGGGCGAGGCAGAAACCTTGATTCAGGGTCTCCGGCAGATCCTCGAAGAGTTCCAGGAGGGAACCTGGACTCTCGACGGATCGGAGGAGGACATCCACATGGCGGTGGAGGCGCGTCTCACCGGTCTTGTTGGTGAGGTTGGGGGCAAGCTTCACACTGCCCGCTCACGAAACGACCAGGTGGCAACGGACGTCCGGCTGTGGATGAGACGGCGGCTCGGAAATCTCGCATCTGCGGTCAGCGGTCTCGCCACCGTCCTCCTCGATCGCACCGTCAAAGACGGCCAGGTGCTCATTCCGGGCTACACGCATCTCCAGCGCGGACAGCCCATTCTCCTCGGCCACCACCTGCTTGCGCACGCCTGGGCGTTGAGCCGAGATCTCGAGCGAATACGCGAGGCAACCCTCAGAATCAATCGAAGTCCTCTCGGCTCGGGCGCCCTCGCCGGGACTTCCCACCCCATCGACCGTCATCGTACAGCCAGCCTGCTGGGCTTTTCCGGGCCAATAGAGAACGCCATGGATGCTGTGGCGGCAAAGGATCATCTGCAGGAGGCCGTTTCGGTGTGCGCCATTTGCATGTCGAACCTGTCACGGATGGCCGAGGAGCTCGTCCTCTGGTCGTCAGCCGAATTCGCCCTGGTTCGCCTCGCCGAGCAACACACAACCAGCTCGAGCATCATGCCGCAGAAGCGCAACCCCGACGGCGCCGAACTCATTCGGGGCGAATCCGGGGTGGTTTACGGGCATCTGCAGGCCCTCTTGACCCTCACCAAGGCGATGCCGCTCGCCTACAACCGTGATCTGCAAACGGAGCGGAAACCTCTGATCGAGACGATACTGCTGACCACGGCATCCACCCGGCTGCTTGCTGCAATGTGGCGGGCACTGGAAATCAAGTCTGCGCGATTCGAGAGCGAGCTTTGGGGTGATTTCAGCCTTGCGACCGAACTCGCGGATCTCCTGGTAGAAAGAGGGGTTCCGTTCCGGGAGGCACACGGCGCCGTAGCGCGAGCCGTGAAATGGTGCGAAGAAGAGGGAGGGAACCTCACCCTCCTCAACGGTGGCAATGCCCAGCAATTCCACCCCGACTTCCCCACCGATCTGAGCCAGTGGCTCGATCCGCGGGCAGCTGCGGAGCGTCGAAGGTCCTTCGGAGGGACAGCCTCGGCCGAAATCGCTCGTCAGGTCACTCTCCTGCGAGATCTACTCGCACAGGAAGGCGGGGACTGA
- a CDS encoding efflux RND transporter permease subunit, translating to MKIVELSIRRPVTVFIFSVAAVVFGIVAFRNLAVNLLPDISYPSLTVRTTYEGTAPVEIESLLSRPIENAVGVVNNVVRVTSSSRADVSEVTLEFAWNTNMDFAALDVRDRLDRVRLPTGAELPVLLKYDPSLDPIMRVGLIGSDDLAHLRFLGEEDIKRALERIEGVAAVVVSGGLEEEIQVELDERKLAALGLSVNEVAARLAAENVNITGGTLRDGHTEYLVRTLNEFARPEDMRSIVVDRSGDAIVRLSDVARVYTGHKEREIITRIDGAESVELAIYKEGGTNTVTVSNAVTERLASLREDLNRLDPNLRMEIITDQARYIRQAVREVLETALFGGLLAILVLFLFLRSIKKTLIISVSIPVSVIATFFLMYVSDISLNIMSLGGLTLGVGLLVDNAIVVLESVQRKRDEGLGEVEAARVGTSEVGRAITASTLTTICVFVPIVFVEGVAAQLFRDQALTVAFSLMVSLIVALTLIPMLVSREFRPEASPSELDSRSQAAAPIRWLGDAVFFVTTKLISAASVIVRAVGRLASLLFNPILDLFDRSLEALGNWYSRAVKRVLSNPAAVVAVAVLLFVGSLGLYGRLGSELIPELVQGEFFADIELPPGTRLEVTDRRLVELTEVADTIPTARTVYTIAGTSNKQGGTAGELREYLGQITVTLDPPVSREIEDEAMKVIREDIDADNRALGATANQILPGARPPIVSRFGRPSYFSFKEAIEVEIRGFNLTLLDRLADEAVARFQEIDGLIDISSSTEGGHPELQVRLNRDRLAAYGLGVSDVASVLRSMVQGDVATDITRSDRTIDIRIRAAERFRGSADALENLTVTHAGTTPIPLSAVAEIVELEGPAEIRRADGSRIARITANLEGDRDLGSVTGDVRNSLEEMSWPSGYDWRLGGQQEEMATSFSSMKLAFGLAVFMVYLVMASQFESLLHPFVIMFSVPFAIIGVLATMWIFGVTVSVVSLIGFILLAGIVVNDAIVLVDYANQLRRQGMAKLEALAKAGRVRLRPILMTTATTVFGLLPMALGLGEGAELRTPMALTVIGGMITSTLLTLLVVPAVYAVLDRRD from the coding sequence ATGAAAATCGTCGAGCTGTCGATTCGCAGACCCGTCACGGTCTTCATCTTCTCGGTGGCAGCTGTCGTGTTCGGGATAGTGGCTTTCCGTAATCTCGCGGTCAATCTCCTTCCCGATATCTCCTACCCCTCACTCACGGTTCGCACCACCTACGAGGGCACGGCTCCAGTTGAGATCGAGTCGCTGCTCAGCCGCCCGATCGAGAACGCGGTCGGGGTGGTAAACAACGTCGTTCGGGTCACCTCGTCTTCGCGCGCGGACGTCTCGGAGGTCACCCTCGAGTTCGCCTGGAACACCAACATGGATTTCGCCGCGCTCGACGTTCGTGATCGGCTCGACCGTGTGCGATTGCCGACCGGCGCCGAGCTGCCGGTGCTTCTGAAGTACGACCCATCACTCGATCCGATCATGCGCGTCGGCCTCATTGGATCGGACGACCTCGCGCACCTCAGGTTCCTTGGAGAAGAGGACATCAAACGCGCTCTGGAGCGGATCGAGGGCGTCGCAGCGGTGGTGGTTTCGGGTGGTCTCGAAGAAGAGATTCAGGTCGAACTCGATGAACGCAAGCTGGCAGCCCTCGGACTCTCGGTGAACGAGGTCGCCGCCCGATTGGCGGCCGAGAACGTGAACATTACCGGAGGAACTCTCCGGGACGGCCACACCGAGTACCTCGTCCGAACCCTCAACGAATTCGCGCGGCCGGAGGACATGCGCTCGATCGTCGTCGATCGAAGCGGAGATGCAATTGTCCGTCTCTCCGATGTGGCAAGGGTCTACACCGGTCACAAGGAGCGCGAGATCATCACCCGTATCGACGGCGCCGAATCGGTCGAGCTGGCAATTTACAAGGAGGGTGGAACCAACACAGTTACGGTATCCAATGCGGTTACCGAACGTCTCGCCAGCCTGCGCGAGGATCTCAACCGGCTCGACCCCAACCTTCGGATGGAAATCATCACCGACCAGGCGCGGTACATCCGGCAGGCGGTACGCGAGGTTTTGGAGACCGCTCTGTTCGGTGGCCTGCTTGCCATTCTGGTGCTCTTTTTATTCCTGCGGTCGATCAAGAAGACCCTCATCATCTCGGTTTCGATTCCGGTCTCGGTGATCGCCACATTCTTCCTGATGTACGTCTCCGACATCTCGCTCAACATCATGTCCCTCGGGGGACTGACCCTGGGCGTCGGCCTGTTGGTCGATAACGCCATCGTGGTCCTCGAGTCGGTTCAGCGAAAACGGGACGAGGGCCTCGGAGAGGTCGAAGCGGCGCGGGTCGGCACGTCGGAGGTCGGTCGGGCGATCACAGCATCGACGCTCACCACCATCTGTGTCTTCGTACCGATCGTGTTCGTCGAAGGCGTGGCGGCTCAGCTCTTTCGGGACCAGGCCTTGACCGTCGCATTTTCGCTGATGGTGTCGCTGATCGTTGCTCTCACCCTGATTCCGATGCTTGTGTCCCGCGAGTTCCGGCCCGAAGCGAGTCCGTCAGAGTTGGACTCGAGGAGTCAGGCAGCCGCACCGATCCGTTGGCTCGGCGACGCGGTGTTTTTCGTCACCACGAAGCTGATCTCCGCTGCTTCCGTGATCGTCCGTGCCGTCGGTCGTCTCGCGTCCTTGTTGTTCAACCCTATTCTCGACCTGTTCGACCGGTCTCTCGAAGCACTCGGCAACTGGTACTCGAGGGCCGTCAAACGGGTGCTTTCCAATCCGGCAGCGGTAGTCGCGGTGGCAGTGTTGCTTTTCGTCGGTAGTCTGGGTCTCTACGGCCGCCTCGGGTCCGAGCTGATCCCAGAGCTCGTCCAAGGTGAGTTCTTTGCCGATATCGAGCTTCCGCCGGGGACCCGCCTCGAGGTCACCGATCGGAGGCTGGTGGAACTCACTGAGGTTGCGGACACGATCCCGACCGCCCGCACGGTGTACACCATCGCCGGAACATCCAACAAACAGGGCGGCACCGCGGGGGAGCTGCGCGAGTACCTCGGACAGATCACCGTCACGCTCGATCCTCCGGTCTCGCGGGAGATCGAAGACGAGGCGATGAAGGTCATTCGGGAAGACATCGACGCCGACAACCGAGCCCTTGGTGCCACCGCCAACCAGATTTTACCCGGCGCACGGCCGCCAATAGTCTCCCGCTTCGGGCGGCCCTCTTACTTCAGCTTCAAAGAAGCTATAGAGGTCGAGATCCGCGGCTTCAACCTCACCCTGCTCGATCGGCTCGCCGATGAAGCGGTGGCGCGGTTCCAGGAAATTGACGGCCTGATCGACATCAGCTCTTCGACCGAGGGTGGACACCCCGAGCTGCAGGTCCGACTCAACCGAGATCGGCTTGCCGCCTACGGCCTCGGGGTCTCCGACGTGGCATCGGTTCTCCGGTCGATGGTGCAGGGCGACGTCGCCACAGACATCACCCGGTCGGACCGAACCATCGATATCCGCATACGGGCAGCAGAAAGGTTCCGGGGTTCCGCGGATGCTCTTGAAAATCTGACCGTTACGCATGCCGGGACGACGCCGATTCCCCTGTCCGCGGTTGCGGAGATAGTGGAACTGGAGGGCCCGGCCGAAATCAGGCGCGCAGACGGGAGCCGGATCGCCCGCATCACGGCCAACCTCGAGGGTGACCGTGACCTCGGATCGGTCACCGGTGATGTCAGAAACTCCCTCGAAGAAATGAGCTGGCCGTCCGGCTACGACTGGCGCCTCGGCGGCCAGCAAGAAGAAATGGCCACCTCCTTCAGTTCGATGAAACTCGCATTCGGACTCGCGGTTTTCATGGTCTACCTGGTCATGGCTTCACAGTTCGAGAGTCTGTTGCATCCCTTCGTCATCATGTTCTCGGTTCCGTTCGCGATCATCGGCGTCCTCGCCACGATGTGGATCTTCGGAGTCACCGTGAGCGTCGTGTCGTTAATCGGTTTCATCCTCCTCGCGGGAATCGTGGTCAACGATGCCATCGTGCTGGTCGATTACGCGAACCAGCTCCGCAGGCAGGGCATGGCCAAACTCGAAGCCCTGGCGAAGGCCGGAAGGGTACGCCTCCGCCCCATCCTCATGACCACGGCCACAACCGTTTTCGGCCTCTTGCCGATGGCCCTCGGGCTCGGCGAAGGAGCCGAACTCCGGACACCGATGGCGCTGACCGTAATCGGCGGGATGATCACGTCGACTCTGCTGACCTTGTTGGTGGTCCCCGCAGTGTATGCAGTTCTCGACCGGCGCGATTGA
- a CDS encoding threonylcarbamoyl-AMP synthase, with the protein MILEIDPTEPEPWLLARAAQVLREGGVVVMPTDTVYGMACGITHPEAIQRIYTLKDMDPKKPLSILVSDMTMVGRYARGVSNPAFRLMKRVLPGPYTFIFQASPEVPKVMLRKRRTIGIRMPDNPIVLALLDELGEPLLSSSIRSPEQDFVNDPEEIDAALGDDVDMVIDGGILLPVPSTVVDLSGSQPVLLREGKGDVETLELF; encoded by the coding sequence ATGATTCTGGAAATCGACCCCACCGAACCGGAACCGTGGTTGCTCGCTCGCGCAGCACAGGTGCTGCGTGAAGGTGGCGTCGTTGTCATGCCGACAGACACGGTGTACGGCATGGCGTGCGGCATCACCCACCCGGAGGCGATCCAACGGATATACACGCTCAAGGACATGGATCCGAAGAAACCATTGTCTATCTTGGTGAGCGACATGACAATGGTCGGCCGCTACGCTCGAGGCGTCTCGAATCCGGCCTTCCGCCTCATGAAACGGGTGCTGCCCGGGCCGTACACGTTCATCTTTCAAGCCAGCCCTGAAGTGCCCAAAGTCATGCTCCGCAAACGGCGCACGATCGGCATAAGGATGCCTGACAACCCAATTGTCCTGGCGTTACTCGACGAACTCGGCGAGCCATTGCTCAGCTCTTCGATTCGAAGTCCCGAACAGGATTTCGTCAATGACCCTGAGGAGATCGACGCTGCTCTCGGCGACGACGTCGACATGGTTATCGATGGCGGGATCCTTCTCCCCGTGCCGTCAACCGTGGTCGACCTGTCCGGAAGCCAACCGGTCCTGCTCCGCGAAGGCAAGGGAGACGTCGAAACCCTCGAGCTGTTCTGA
- a CDS encoding arginine repressor has translation MPRDRSAARRILIRNLLAERAISSQAELVELLLEAGHRVTQSTISRDLAEIGAVKADEGTENERYVLVDQKRGANERFEVLRRTLEDYLEGAVPSGNLVVLKVRSATAGAVAAALDASPPNGVVGTLAGDDTVVVIADESLGGGAVAKTIMGILEA, from the coding sequence ATGCCACGTGACCGATCCGCAGCCCGACGAATCCTGATCCGCAACCTGCTGGCGGAAAGGGCAATATCCAGCCAGGCCGAGTTGGTCGAGCTTCTTCTCGAGGCGGGCCACAGGGTCACGCAATCGACGATCTCGCGCGATCTCGCCGAAATCGGCGCGGTCAAGGCGGACGAGGGGACCGAGAACGAACGCTACGTCCTGGTTGATCAGAAACGGGGCGCGAACGAACGCTTCGAAGTGCTGCGCCGGACACTTGAGGATTATCTCGAGGGGGCCGTGCCCTCCGGCAATCTCGTTGTGTTGAAGGTCCGATCTGCGACTGCGGGCGCGGTGGCCGCCGCCCTCGACGCTTCCCCCCCCAACGGCGTGGTGGGCACCCTGGCCGGCGATGACACGGTCGTCGTGATTGCCGACGAGTCGCTCGGCGGAGGGGCGGTGGCAAAAACGATCATGGGAATTTTGGAGGCTTGA